The sequence below is a genomic window from Thermoanaerobaculia bacterium.
CCGTTGCCCACGGTTCGCCCCGTGCAATCCGCCTCTGGAAAGCGGCTGGCCGCGACGCTCGCTCTTCTGATGGTGGCGTCGTTCGCGGCAGCGTTGCCCAACCTGACTCCCTACCAACCGTTGGGATGGACGGCCAAGATCGTCGTGTCAAACGAAACAGGGACTACCTATGACCGTGCGGTCGACGTCAATCCCTTGACCACAACCGACTCCCTGTATGTGAACTTTGCGGTGATCGACCAGGGAACGACCGGGACCGCGACCAGCTTTCAGAACTCCCTTTTCGTTGACGGGGTTCTCAACTCTACATGGGATGATCCTTCTCTGGAGGCGTATCCGGCAACGCCGTATTGGAGCCATGGTCTTGATTGGCCGATCGGCTCACTCTCTGCGGGAACCCATACGATTACTCTCGTGGTCGATTCGACAAACGCGGTCGTGGAAAGCGACGAGTCCGATAACACCTACACAAAGACCTTCACTGTTACCGAGGAGACCCGGAGCGGCGAAAAGATAGTACCGTTGTCTCCCGGCGCCGTGACAATAGTCGATAGGGGCGAAGGCGGTCCGTCGTCCTTGCTTACCGGTGCGAAGATATTTAACGGCGTCTTCCCATCGCCGACCACGGTTGCCTACCCGACGAAAGATGGAGCAGTGTTCTCGTCGCCGTCTGCCTACCCGGGTTTCGTAGTCGTTTTGGTGAGTGACTCTGTACCTTCGGATGCCGTTGCGCCGGCCTTTCTCGATCTTGGTGGAACCATCGTTGGCATGATTCCTCTCGCGGGAAGCTATCTGGTGACGGTAAGACCCGGCTCGGAAGCATCTTTCATTTCTCGGGTGTACGGGAAGCCGTGGGTGGTGCAGGCCACACCGGCGGGTCCGGCACTACGAGGAGGCGTGGCTCTCGACTGGAACGATCCCACGGACCTCACCGACGTCTGCGGGCGTTTACACGCGTCATTCGTCGTCGACATCATGAACAGGCGGCGTGCCTCCAGCTCCCTGGTAGACGTTTCGGCCGAAAGCAGCGATGTAATCCCCCTGATGGCGGCATTGGTACGACAGATCGAAGCACCGCGGCCAGCCGGTGACGTACTCGTCATCAATCTTTCTCTGGAATCGCCGGCGAACAACTTTCCTCACTTGTCGTCGGATGAGATAGCGGATCAGGAAGGGGCGTTTCTCCGCCTATTCCTGGATGTGATGGAAGCCGTATTCCGCGTTGACCCGGACCTTGCAGATAGTACGCTCATCACACTGATCGCGGGCAACGGTGGCGTGGCTCTCGACAAGCCATTCCAGGACCTCAAGATGAGGTATCCGAATGCACTCGCACGCGTCGCTATCGTTGGAGGAGTGGACGCCGCGGGCAACATCGATCAACGATCCAATTACTTGGAGGGGCCCTCGGCTCCGCAGGACATGATCTACGCGCGGTCCAAGGGAGTATTGGTCCAGCCCAATGTGCAATGCAGCGGGACATCCTTCGCCGGACCCGAGATTGCCAGCGTGCTGGATTACTTGTGGTCCCAGCACCCCGAGAAGACATCGGCGGAGATTTTGGGCGCCTTTCGGAAGGCCCTGAATGGGGGTGCGGTCGTACCGCAAGACGGGTCGGGTATTACGACCGAGGCATTCGTGTGTATGGTGCTGGGTGCTCTTGACGGAGGGAAGCCGACCGTTACGTCCTTCAAAGCAAGCCCCGCTACAATCGATGTCGGGGAACACTCGACCTTAAGTTGGGCCACTGCGAATACCACGTCAGTTTCGATCACCAGCGTGGGCTCCGTCCAGCCCGTCTGTAAGGGGAGTGTGGAAGTGTCGCCGACGACGACCACGACCTATACCCTGACCGGAACAGGACCGGGGCCGAACGTGACGTCCACCGCAAAGGTAACGGTAAATGCCGTATCCCCGACGTGTACATATTCGTATTCAGCGTGGTCATCTTGTCAGTCCGACGGCGTTCAAACCCGGACCGTGATCGCGAGCAGTCCCGCGGGATGTACGGGAACTCCCGTGTTGACCCAATCCTGCACGCCGCCGCCACCGCAGACGTACTACTGCATAAACGAGTGGAAGTGGATCCACCCGGGCGACTACTGGGACACGAGCACGTGGTACGGCAGTACCAGCCCCGGGCAATACCCAAACGGCAATGCTGCGTGCAACGTCTATCCGTACGTGGGCTGCGTTACGACGTATACTTACCAGTGTGGCACGGGCATTGGGTTACCCAATGCGTGCGGCCCGATATGTCCTCGGTGATCCCACCGAGCCGGTCTCCTGAGTGACCGGAGCGATTGGTGGAGCTGAACGGGATCGAACCGCCGACCTGGGGAACCCAGGACGTCAACAAGGATCACATCAAAGACCTTACCGTGTCGTGTTCGAGGCAGAATCTCTCCATCACGGGCTTGCCCGGCACAACCGGTACGATCTATCTGCAAGGGCGCCTCATTGATGAAACTACGTTCGCCGGGCGGACATCAGTTACCTTGAAATAGGACCCGGTGTCGGAGTCAAGGATCCCTGCGCAGATGCCCTTGCCTGATGGGAGCACAAGCTGTTTCGCCTGATTCGAAGCGTCTCGTTTGAGCTCCTTCCCGCTTGCGCGGTGCTGGAAGACGATGTCCTCCTCTTGAACGCTAGGTGATCACCCGCGAAGGTGTCAGGTTAATATACTCTTTCGATGAGCGTTCGAATCGTCTACTGCGACACCTGAGCGACCACCGCGGCGAACTCGGCGAGTTTCGCTAAGCTTATCCGAGAGCGTCTCGGAGTGCCGGTCGAACTCACGAAGGGTCATCACGGGCAGTTCGAGATCCAGGTGAACAGCCGAACAGTTATCTCTCGCAAGGGTGGGCTCATCGCAAAGCTCACGAACAGGCCTTGGCCGACCGGTGACGAGGTCGTTGACGCAGTGCGAGCGGCTCTGAAGGAACCGGCGCAAGTGTGAGTTTTCGGAAAAGGCGGTCGTTGGAGGAAGGATGGCGGAGAACAAAACGAAGGCTACGAAAGCGAGCGTGGCGGCCTACCTCGACGCGATTCCGGAGGAGGGCCGGCGCAAAGACTGCAAAGCGCTCACCCGATTGATGGCCCGGGCAACCGGGCAGCAGCCGAAGACGATCCGAAGTCTCGTGCTCCAGTTCCGTG
It includes:
- a CDS encoding CARDB domain-containing protein — encoded protein: MTSQASSSNLASKPLPTVRPVQSASGKRLAATLALLMVASFAAALPNLTPYQPLGWTAKIVVSNETGTTYDRAVDVNPLTTTDSLYVNFAVIDQGTTGTATSFQNSLFVDGVLNSTWDDPSLEAYPATPYWSHGLDWPIGSLSAGTHTITLVVDSTNAVVESDESDNTYTKTFTVTEETRSGEKIVPLSPGAVTIVDRGEGGPSSLLTGAKIFNGVFPSPTTVAYPTKDGAVFSSPSAYPGFVVVLVSDSVPSDAVAPAFLDLGGTIVGMIPLAGSYLVTVRPGSEASFISRVYGKPWVVQATPAGPALRGGVALDWNDPTDLTDVCGRLHASFVVDIMNRRRASSSLVDVSAESSDVIPLMAALVRQIEAPRPAGDVLVINLSLESPANNFPHLSSDEIADQEGAFLRLFLDVMEAVFRVDPDLADSTLITLIAGNGGVALDKPFQDLKMRYPNALARVAIVGGVDAAGNIDQRSNYLEGPSAPQDMIYARSKGVLVQPNVQCSGTSFAGPEIASVLDYLWSQHPEKTSAEILGAFRKALNGGAVVPQDGSGITTEAFVCMVLGALDGGKPTVTSFKASPATIDVGEHSTLSWATANTTSVSITSVGSVQPVCKGSVEVSPTTTTTYTLTGTGPGPNVTSTAKVTVNAVSPTCTYSYSAWSSCQSDGVQTRTVIASSPAGCTGTPVLTQSCTPPPPQTYYCINEWKWIHPGDYWDTSTWYGSTSPGQYPNGNAACNVYPYVGCVTTYTYQCGTGIGLPNACGPICPR